The sequence below is a genomic window from Mycobacterium spongiae.
GAATATCAGACAACCAACGTTGTCGCAATTTGCGCGGCGGGAGGTCTTCGGGTGGTGTTTCAGCAGACCGAACAGTACTCCATTCCGCATGTCGAGCGTGCCGTCGCGGAGCCATTCGGCTCTCGGCGAGGTGGCCAGCGTCGACCGGCTAACAGCCGGGCGCGTAACCGGGATCGCCTGATCGGAGTGGGGCTGCTCGCCGGCCCGGCGAACGTGATCATGGAGTTGGCGCGTCCCGGGGTTGGCTATGGGGTGATGGAGAGCCGTGTCGACAGCGGCCGAATCGACCGCCATCCGATAAAGCGGGCGCGCACCACATTTACCTACATCGCGGTGGCCATATCGGGCAGCGACGCGCAGAAGGCGACATTCCGTCGCGCGGTGAACCGTGCGCATGCACAGGTTCGCTCGACACGCGAGAGCCCGGTCGAATACAACGCGTTCGATCCCGAACTACAACTGTGGGTCGCGGCGTGTCTCTACAAGGGCACTCTTGATGTTCACCGCATGTTCGTTGGCGAGCTGGAGGAAGAGGAAGCCGAGCGCCACTATCGCGACGGGATGACGCTTGCCACCACGTTGCAGGTACCGCCGGAGATGTGGCCGGCGGATCGGGCGGCCTTCGACCAGTATTGGCAGGAATCGTTGGACAAGGTTCACATCGACGACGCCGTTCGCGAATACCTGTACCCGATCGCCGTGTCGCGGATACGAGGCATCGTGCTGCCGGGTCCGCTGCGGTGGTGGCTGGAGAACGTCGCGC
It includes:
- a CDS encoding oxygenase MpaB family protein, which produces MVFQQTEQYSIPHVERAVAEPFGSRRGGQRRPANSRARNRDRLIGVGLLAGPANVIMELARPGVGYGVMESRVDSGRIDRHPIKRARTTFTYIAVAISGSDAQKATFRRAVNRAHAQVRSTRESPVEYNAFDPELQLWVAACLYKGTLDVHRMFVGELEEEEAERHYRDGMTLATTLQVPPEMWPADRAAFDQYWQESLDKVHIDDAVREYLYPIAVSRIRGIVLPGPLRWWLENVALLITTGFLPQRFRDEMRLPWDAGKQQRFDALMTVVGSINRLMPRIVREFPFNLMLWDLDLRVKTGRPLV